The nucleotide sequence GCGATATTGGCGGTGTTGGCATCCGCGCCGTCTGTAATAACCTGGACTGCGGCGGTTTTGCCCTGCTTGATCTTTTCTGTCAGGTCTGAAGGAAGTACCAACGCGATGCGGATTTCGCCCAGTTCGATAAGGCTGTCGATCTGTTCCTGGCGTTCTAAACTGTAGCGGTGGTCGAAATATCCGCTGGAGACGAAGTCACGAACCAGCCCCCTGCTCAGGCTCGAGTTGTCATAATCCAGAACCGCAAAGGGAATGTTCTTGACATCGAGCGTGATAGCGTAACCGAACAAAAACAGGAGTATCATCGGCAGTACAAACGCCAGCGCCAGAGATCTCGGGTCGCGCATGATCTGTATGACCTCTTTGCGGGTCAGGGCGTAAATCCTGCTGAAGCTCATCTCAGGCTTCCTCCCCGGTCAGGTTAATGAAAACATCCTCGAGCGAAGGACGGGCCTCTTCCAGGTGCTCGAACACGATCTCGCAGTTTTCGAGAAATCTCCGGGCGGAATCGAGGTCGCTGTTTTCATCGAGTGTGATATGAAGCGCGCTCCCGAATACAGTTGCTTCTCGAACTTCAGCTTTACCTTGAAGTACCTGGAGCGTGTTCAGCAGGTCATCGGTTTTGAACTGGTAGATTTTACCACCGGCGAAATCGTTTTTGAGATCCCGGGGCGTTCCGACCGCCCGCAACTGCCCGGAGAATATCATCGCCACCCGGTCGGCATGTTCGGCTTCGTCCATGTAATGAGTGGTTAAGAAGACGGTTGTGCCCCGCTGTGATGCGCTGTAAATAATATCCCAGAAGCCCCGCCGTGCCATAGGATCCACTCCCGCTGTGGGTTCATCCAGAAATAAAATCGGCGGATCGTGGAGCATTGCGCATTCCAGCGCAAGTCTCTGCTTCAGCCCCAACGGAAGGGAGGCTGTAACTTCACTGCGAATGCGCCCGATTGGAGTGGTATCGAACAGGACTGCGGTCTTTTCCGCCAGGTGTTTTTCCGAAACGCCGTAGATACCACCGAAGAAGCTGATGTTTTCGGACGGGGTCAGATCATTATATAGTGAGAATTTCTGTGACATGTAACCGATATTGAGTTTGATCTTCTCTGCTTCACGGTAAATATCGAAACCACCCACTTTGCCCGAACCGGATGAGGGACGCAGAAGGCCGGCCATCATCTTGATCGTGGTCGATTTACCGGCACCGTTAGGACCCAGAAACGCAAAGACCTCCCCGCTTTTTACCTCGAGACTGATCTGGTCGACCGCCGTAAAATCTCCGAAGCGGCGAGTCAGGTTTTCGATTTTCAGAGCGTATTCATTCATTACTAACCAGGTGGATGAAGAGATCCTCGAGTTCCGGTTCGATCCGGTTGGGCTGACCGCTGACAAGGTCTTCTTTCTGCAATTCATGTATTATCTTATCTATACCATTATCTCCGGCAGGTGAGACATGCAGTTTGTTGCCGAACATCACTGCAGAGCGCACCAGATGATTCTGTTTTAGAAGCTCTTTAGCTCTCCTGCTGTTCGGGCTGTAAATCTCGTAAAGGCTACCCTTCCACAGGGCTTTAATATCGTCGGGTTTGTCGCAGGCCAGCATCCGTCCCTCGTTCAAAAGCAGTACGCGATCACCCCGTTCGGCCTCGTCCATAAACGGTGTGGCCACCACGATAGTGACACCCTGTTGTTTGAAATCGGAGAGAATATTCCAGAAAGTCCGGCGTGAATACGGGTCGACACCGTTGGTAGGCTCATCCAGAAGCAAAACCCTGGGTCGATGAAGCAGGGCGCAGGCCAGGCCCAGTTTTTGTTTCATGCCGCCGGACAGCTTGCCGGCAAGGCGTCGCGAAAACCTTTCCAGGCCGGAGAATTCGTACATTCTTTTCAAAATTGAGGCTTTGTCTTTGCCCGGAAGACGATAGAGACTGTAGAAAAAGTCGAGGTTTTCCTGAACGGTTAAGTCCTCGTAGAGGCCGAATTTCTGGGGCATATATCCGAGGTGAGGTTTGGCCAGTTCAGCTTCACGATCGATTTCGCAATCCAGAAATCTGACCTGACCGGATTCGAACGGCATGATTCCCGCCAGTATCCGAAGCAGGGTGGTCTTGCCGGCACCGTCGGGTCCGACCACGATAAACATCTCGGCCTGGTTGACCACAAAGCTGAGATCCTCCAGCACATGGTGATCGCCGAAGGTTTTATTCAAACTCTCGACCTGTATCGGGTTGGAGCCTGGCACATCGACCTCGCGCGGATTTTATTCGTTTACATAGATAATGACATCAGCCGGCAGACCCGGTTTGAGGCGGTGCTCTGGATTGGGCAGGGAGATCCTGAGCTCGAATACCAGCTTGACTCGTTCCTCTTTGGTCTGGATATTTTTCGGGGTAAATTCAGCCTCGGGCGAGATAAAATCCACTTTGCCCTTAAACCTGCGCTCGGGGTAGGTATCGATCATGACATGCGCCGAATCACCCAGGCGAATAGCGCCGATCCGGGTCTCGTTGACATAGACATTGATATAGGCCCGTTCGAGAAGCGAAAGAGTGTAAAGCGAAGCTCCCGGCATGGCCAGCTCGCCCGGCTCGTAATTTTTTGA is from Candidatus Zixiibacteriota bacterium and encodes:
- a CDS encoding ATP-binding cassette domain-containing protein; its protein translation is MNEYALKIENLTRRFGDFTAVDQISLEVKSGEVFAFLGPNGAGKSTTIKMMAGLLRPSSGSGKVGGFDIYREAEKIKLNIGYMSQKFSLYNDLTPSENISFFGGIYGVSEKHLAEKTAVLFDTTPIGRIRSEVTASLPLGLKQRLALECAMLHDPPILFLDEPTAGVDPMARRGFWDIIYSASQRGTTVFLTTHYMDEAEHADRVAMIFSGQLRAVGTPRDLKNDFAGGKIYQFKTDDLLNTLQVLQGKAEVREATVFGSALHITLDENSDLDSARRFLENCEIVFEHLEEARPSLEDVFINLTGEEA
- a CDS encoding ABC transporter permease — its product is MSFSRIYALTRKEVIQIMRDPRSLALAFVLPMILLFLFGYAITLDVKNIPFAVLDYDNSSLSRGLVRDFVSSGYFDHRYSLERQEQIDSLIELGEIRIALVLPSDLTEKIKQGKTAAVQVITDGADANTANIA
- a CDS encoding ATP-binding cassette domain-containing protein, yielding MFIVVGPDGAGKTTLLRILAGIMPFESGQVRFLDCEIDREAELAKPHLGYMPQKFGLYEDLTVQENLDFFYSLYRLPGKDKASILKRMYEFSGLERFSRRLAGKLSGGMKQKLGLACALLHRPRVLLLDEPTNGVDPYSRRTFWNILSDFKQQGVTIVVATPFMDEAERGDRVLLLNEGRMLACDKPDDIKALWKGSLYEIYSPNSRRAKELLKQNHLVRSAVMFGNKLHVSPAGDNGIDKIIHELQKEDLVSGQPNRIEPELEDLFIHLVSNE